AGCCCTCACCGCGACCGACACGGGTCTTCGCGGTGTTGGCGCCGGGGACCGGACGCAGGTGGTGCACCTTGAGCACGCCGGGACGCGACGCGGGAGCATCCTTCTTCGCTGCGGGCTTCTTGGCCGCGGGCTTCTTCTCCGCGGACTCCGCCTTGGTGTCGGCAGCCTTCGCGTCGGCAGCCTTCGCAGGAGCCTTCTTCGCCGCAGGCTTCTTCTCTGCGGCAGCCTTCGGAGCGGCAGCCTTCTTCGGGGCCTTCTCGGCCTCGACGGCTTCGTTCTTCTCAGCCATTAGTCGATCTCCTCAACCTTGACGAGGTGCGCGACGGTCCTGACGTAGCCGCGCGTCTGCGCGTCGTCGGGGCGAACGGTGGAGTCACCGATGCGCTTGAGACCGAGCGAACGCAGCGTGTCGCGCTGGTTCTGCTTCTCACTCACCTTGGACTTGATCTGCGTGACCTTGAGCCGGGCGGCCATCAGGCACCTACCTTCTGTGCGGCGAGAGCCTCGGCCTCGGCGCGGACAAGACGCGCGGGTGCGACCTGGTCGAACTCGAGACCACGGCGCGCGGCGACCGCACGGGGCTCCTCGAGCTGCTGCAGGGCCTCCACCGTCGCGTGCACGATGTTGATCGTGTTCGAGGAGCCGAGCGACTTCGACAGCACGTCGTGGATGCCGGCGCACTCGAGCACGGCGCGGACGGGACCACCGGCGATAACACCGGTACCGGCCGCTGCGGGACGGAGCAGAACCACACCGGCGGCCGCCTCACCCTGCACGGGGTGCGGGATCGTCCTGCCGACGCGCGGAACGCGGAAGAAGTTGCGCTTGGCCTCTTCGACACCCTTCGAGATGGCGAGCGGGACCTCGCGGGCCTTGCCGTAGCCGACGCCCACCAGACCGTTGCCGTCGCCGACGACCACAAGAGCGGTGAAGCTGAAGCGACGA
This Microbacterium sp. XT11 DNA region includes the following protein-coding sequences:
- the rpmD gene encoding 50S ribosomal protein L30 produces the protein MAARLKVTQIKSKVSEKQNQRDTLRSLGLKRIGDSTVRPDDAQTRGYVRTVAHLVKVEEID
- the rpsE gene encoding 30S ribosomal protein S5, which encodes MTETAAAATEAEPAREQREGRRGGRDRNQGGRDRNSRDRGDNQFLERVVTINRVSKVVKGGRRFSFTALVVVGDGNGLVGVGYGKAREVPLAISKGVEEAKRNFFRVPRVGRTIPHPVQGEAAAGVVLLRPAAAGTGVIAGGPVRAVLECAGIHDVLSKSLGSSNTINIVHATVEALQQLEEPRAVAARRGLEFDQVAPARLVRAEAEALAAQKVGA